A region from the Variovorax paradoxus genome encodes:
- a CDS encoding NAD-dependent succinate-semialdehyde dehydrogenase, whose amino-acid sequence MDTKTSPLALLNDPTLLKTDALIAGEWTAGASRFDVNDPATGRKLVDVANLTRADAARAIAAANKALAAWRGKTGKERSIVLRKWFDLLIANTEDLGRLMTAEQGKPFAEAKGEVVYGASFVEWFAEEAKRVNGEVLPQFDNNRRLLVMKQAIGVCAAITPWNFPLAMITRKVAPALAAGCTVIIKPAELTPLTALAAAELAVRAGIPAGVLNVLTADSGNSIAIGKELCESDVVRHLSFTGSTEVGRILMSQCAPTVKKLSLELGGNAPFLVFDDADVDSAVEGAMASKYRNAGQTCVCANRLYVQDGIYDAFVEKFAAKVKALKVGNGFEDGVVQGPLIEEAAIDKVQRHVADAVAKGGKVLAGGHRMQGQFFEPTVIAEASADMLCAREETFGPFAPVFRFKTEQDGIDAANNTEFGLASYFYTRDVGRIFRVAEALEYGMVGINAGVIATEHVPFGGVKQSGLGREGSHHGMDDYVEIKYLCLGDIQK is encoded by the coding sequence ATGGACACGAAGACATCCCCTCTCGCATTGCTGAACGACCCGACCCTGCTCAAGACCGATGCGCTGATCGCCGGCGAATGGACAGCGGGCGCCAGCCGTTTCGACGTCAACGACCCGGCCACCGGCCGCAAGCTGGTCGACGTGGCCAACCTCACGCGGGCCGACGCGGCACGCGCCATTGCCGCCGCCAACAAGGCGCTCGCCGCCTGGCGCGGCAAGACCGGCAAGGAGCGCAGCATCGTGCTGCGCAAGTGGTTCGACCTGCTGATCGCCAACACCGAAGACCTCGGCCGCCTGATGACCGCCGAGCAGGGCAAGCCCTTTGCCGAGGCCAAGGGCGAGGTCGTCTACGGCGCGAGCTTCGTCGAATGGTTTGCCGAGGAAGCCAAGCGCGTGAACGGCGAGGTGCTGCCGCAGTTCGACAACAACCGCCGCCTGCTCGTGATGAAGCAGGCCATCGGCGTGTGCGCGGCAATCACGCCGTGGAATTTTCCGCTCGCCATGATCACGCGCAAGGTGGCGCCGGCGCTGGCCGCGGGCTGCACGGTGATCATCAAGCCCGCCGAACTCACGCCGCTGACCGCGCTGGCCGCCGCGGAACTTGCCGTGCGCGCCGGCATTCCGGCGGGCGTGCTCAATGTGCTCACGGCCGACAGCGGCAACAGCATCGCGATCGGCAAGGAGCTGTGCGAGAGCGACGTGGTGCGCCACCTGAGCTTCACGGGCTCCACCGAAGTGGGCCGCATCCTGATGAGCCAGTGCGCGCCGACGGTCAAGAAACTGTCGCTGGAGCTCGGCGGCAACGCGCCTTTCCTGGTGTTCGACGATGCGGACGTGGATTCGGCGGTCGAGGGCGCCATGGCCAGCAAGTACCGCAACGCCGGCCAGACCTGCGTGTGCGCGAACCGGCTGTATGTGCAGGACGGCATCTACGACGCCTTCGTCGAGAAGTTCGCGGCCAAGGTCAAGGCGCTGAAGGTCGGCAACGGCTTCGAGGACGGCGTGGTGCAGGGCCCGCTGATCGAGGAAGCGGCCATCGACAAGGTGCAGCGCCACGTCGCCGACGCCGTTGCCAAGGGCGGCAAGGTGCTGGCGGGCGGCCACAGGATGCAGGGCCAGTTCTTCGAGCCCACCGTGATTGCCGAAGCCAGCGCCGACATGCTGTGCGCGCGCGAAGAAACCTTCGGCCCGTTTGCGCCGGTGTTCCGCTTCAAGACCGAGCAGGATGGCATCGACGCGGCGAACAACACCGAGTTCGGCCTGGCGAGCTACTTCTACACCCGCGACGTGGGCCGCATCTTCCGCGTGGCGGAAGCGCTGGAATACGGCATGGTCGGCATCAACGCCGGCGTGATCGCCACCGAGCATGTGCCCTTCGGCGGCGTGAAGCAGTCGGGCCTGGGACGCGAAGGCTCGCACCACGGCATGGACGACTACGTGGAGATCAAGTACCTCTGCCTGGGCGACATCCAGAAATAG
- the speB gene encoding agmatinase, translated as MSATIPNQPLGGNTMPRFAGPGTMMRLPAATSAQGLDAAFIGVPLDIGTSNRPGARFGPRQIRAESALLRPYNMATGAAPFDRLNVADLGDVPINTYSLDKSLAIVSDFYDAVLAAGCAPLTLGGDHTIALPILRAVARKHGPVALVHVDAHADVNDDMFGERIAHGTPFRRAVEEGLLACDKVWQIGLRGTGYAADDFDWPREQGFTVVQAHEVWYQSLAPLMAQVRERIGPTHPVYISFDIDGIDPSFAGGTGTPEIGGLTVPQALEIVRGCRGLNVVGADLVEVSPPYDTSGNTALLGANLLYEMLCVLPGVPFR; from the coding sequence ATGTCCGCCACCATTCCGAACCAGCCGCTCGGCGGCAACACCATGCCGCGCTTCGCCGGCCCCGGCACGATGATGCGGCTGCCAGCCGCAACGTCCGCGCAGGGGCTGGACGCGGCCTTCATCGGCGTGCCGCTGGACATCGGCACCTCCAACCGGCCCGGCGCGCGCTTCGGGCCGCGCCAGATCCGCGCCGAATCGGCACTGCTGCGGCCCTACAACATGGCCACCGGCGCGGCGCCCTTCGACCGGCTGAACGTGGCCGACCTGGGCGACGTGCCGATCAACACCTACTCGCTCGACAAGTCGCTCGCCATCGTCTCGGACTTCTACGACGCGGTGCTGGCCGCCGGCTGCGCGCCGCTGACGCTCGGCGGCGACCACACCATCGCGCTGCCGATCCTGCGCGCGGTGGCACGCAAGCACGGCCCGGTCGCGCTGGTGCACGTCGACGCGCATGCGGACGTCAACGACGACATGTTCGGCGAGCGCATCGCCCACGGCACGCCGTTCCGGCGGGCGGTCGAGGAAGGCCTCCTGGCCTGCGACAAGGTCTGGCAGATCGGCCTGCGCGGCACCGGCTATGCGGCGGACGATTTCGACTGGCCGCGCGAACAGGGCTTCACCGTGGTGCAGGCGCACGAGGTCTGGTACCAGTCGCTGGCGCCGCTGATGGCGCAGGTGCGCGAGCGCATCGGGCCGACGCATCCGGTTTACATCAGCTTCGACATCGACGGCATCGACCCGTCGTTCGCCGGCGGCACCGGCACGCCCGAGATCGGCGGGCTCACCGTGCCGCAGGCGCTGGAGATCGTGCGCGGCTGCCGCGGCCTGAACGTGGTGGGCGCCGACCTGGTGGAGGTCAGCCCGCCCTACGACACGAGCGGAAACACTGCGCTGCTCGGGGCCAATCTGCTTTACGAAATGCTCTGCGTACTCCCCGGTGTACCTTTTCGCTGA
- a CDS encoding ABC transporter permease: MKLPQFPAYATFADKLGWWAVRAGCVAVLAFLLAPILVVIPLSFSDSSFLAYPIRGWSLQWYRNLFESPEWARAARNSFIVAPAATVLATVLGTLAAVGLSRTSFAFKGLLMSVLISPMVVPIVVVGVATYLYFAPIGLADTYLGLIVVHAALGAPFVLTTVLATLAGFNQNLVRASLSLGETPFRTFMRVTLPVIAPGVISGALFAFATSFDEVVVTLFLAGPDQVTLPRQMFTGIRENISPTIAAVATLLIVFTTTLLLALEWLRGRRR; this comes from the coding sequence ATGAAGCTTCCTCAATTCCCGGCCTACGCCACCTTCGCCGACAAGCTCGGCTGGTGGGCGGTGCGCGCCGGCTGCGTCGCGGTGCTGGCCTTCCTGCTGGCGCCGATCCTGGTGGTGATTCCGCTGTCGTTCTCCGACAGCTCGTTCCTGGCCTACCCGATCCGGGGCTGGTCGCTGCAGTGGTATCGCAACCTGTTCGAATCACCCGAGTGGGCACGCGCGGCGCGCAACAGCTTCATCGTGGCGCCGGCCGCCACGGTGCTGGCCACCGTGCTGGGCACATTGGCGGCAGTTGGGCTGTCGCGCACGAGCTTCGCGTTCAAGGGCCTGCTCATGAGCGTGCTGATCTCGCCGATGGTGGTGCCGATCGTGGTGGTGGGCGTCGCCACCTACCTCTACTTCGCACCCATCGGCCTGGCCGACACCTACCTTGGGCTGATCGTGGTGCATGCGGCGCTGGGCGCGCCCTTCGTGCTGACCACCGTGCTTGCCACGCTGGCCGGCTTCAACCAGAACCTGGTGCGCGCCTCGCTGAGCCTGGGCGAAACGCCGTTCAGGACCTTCATGCGCGTCACGCTGCCGGTGATTGCGCCGGGCGTGATCTCGGGCGCGCTGTTCGCCTTCGCCACCTCGTTCGACGAGGTGGTGGTCACGCTCTTCCTCGCGGGGCCGGACCAGGTCACGCTGCCGCGCCAGATGTTCACCGGCATCCGCGAGAACATCTCGCCCACCATCGCCGCCGTGGCGACGCTGCTGATCGTCTTCACCACCACGCTGCTGCTCGCGCTCGAATGGCTGCGCGGCCGGCGGCGCTGA
- a CDS encoding ABC transporter permease, translated as MHAATFAPLGSTEAPPGELRRALARADARRKWRAFALTVPLLVFLLLTLLVPIVALLQRAVENPEVANALPRTVRALDGWNRKEAPAPAAYAAIAADLGQLPDSSDAGALARRLNTEIAGARSLVMSTFRALPIAGTPEEVKARMLELDPRWGELPYWQAIAKNGSRWTPDYLLASVDLRRDVAGEVERMPADQRAFAGILLRTFNISAVVTFFCLLLAYPLAWWLSTLPARKANVLMILVLVPFWTSILVRVAAWIVLLQSEGLVNRGLMGIGLIDHPLALLFNRTGVIIAMVHILLPFMILPLYSVMKSVPPTYLRAAVSLGSSPLAAFFRVYVPQTYPGIGAGALLVFILAIGYYVTPALLGGADDQMLSYYIARYTNVEINWGMACALGTVLLVATLLLYAVYRRIGKAELSLG; from the coding sequence ATGCACGCGGCAACGTTTGCTCCCCTGGGTTCCACCGAGGCGCCGCCTGGCGAGCTGCGGCGTGCGCTGGCGCGTGCCGACGCCCGCCGCAAGTGGCGCGCCTTCGCGCTCACGGTGCCGCTCCTGGTGTTCCTGCTGCTGACGCTGCTGGTGCCCATCGTGGCGCTGCTGCAGCGCGCGGTCGAGAACCCCGAGGTGGCCAACGCGCTGCCGCGCACCGTGCGCGCGCTCGACGGCTGGAACCGCAAGGAAGCGCCCGCGCCCGCGGCCTATGCCGCCATCGCGGCCGATCTCGGCCAGTTGCCCGACAGCTCCGACGCGGGCGCCCTGGCGCGCCGCCTCAACACCGAGATCGCGGGCGCCCGCTCGCTGGTGATGAGCACCTTCCGCGCGCTGCCGATCGCCGGCACGCCGGAAGAGGTCAAGGCGCGCATGCTCGAACTCGATCCGCGCTGGGGCGAACTGCCGTACTGGCAGGCCATTGCCAAGAACGGTTCGCGCTGGACCCCCGACTACCTGCTCGCCTCGGTCGACCTGCGGCGCGACGTGGCCGGCGAGGTGGAGCGCATGCCCGCCGACCAGCGCGCCTTTGCCGGCATCCTGCTGCGCACCTTCAACATCAGCGCCGTGGTCACCTTCTTCTGCCTGCTGCTGGCCTATCCGCTGGCCTGGTGGCTGTCGACGCTGCCGGCGCGCAAGGCCAACGTGCTGATGATCCTGGTGCTGGTGCCGTTCTGGACTTCCATCCTGGTGCGCGTGGCGGCCTGGATCGTGCTGCTGCAGTCCGAGGGCCTGGTCAACCGCGGCCTCATGGGCATCGGCCTGATCGACCATCCGCTGGCGCTGCTGTTCAACCGCACCGGCGTGATCATCGCGATGGTGCACATCCTGCTGCCCTTCATGATCCTGCCGCTCTACAGCGTCATGAAGAGCGTGCCGCCCACCTACCTGCGCGCGGCCGTCTCGCTCGGCAGCTCGCCGCTGGCGGCCTTCTTTCGCGTTTACGTGCCACAGACCTATCCGGGCATCGGCGCCGGCGCGCTGCTGGTCTTCATCCTGGCGATCGGCTACTACGTGACGCCGGCGCTGCTCGGCGGCGCGGACGACCAGATGCTGAGCTACTACATCGCGCGCTATACCAACGTGGAAATCAACTGGGGCATGGCCTGCGCGCTGGGCACCGTGCTGCTGGTCGCCACGCTGCTGCTGTATGCCGTGTACCGCCGCATCGGCAAGGCCGAGCTGAGCCTCGGCTGA
- a CDS encoding ABC transporter substrate-binding protein, producing MKKTLLACTVAASFALPAFAQQQLTVVNFGGANANAQKKAYYEPYEKTGTKIIPVEYNGEQAKIKAMVETKKVTWDVVEVESPDAARGCDEGLFEKLDYSKIGSKADFLPAAVTDCGVGLFVWSTVMAYNGEKLKTAPTSWADFWDVKKIPGKRGMRKGARYNLEFALMADGVKPADVYKVLATKDGADRAFKKLTELKPNIQWWEAGAQPPQFLVAGDVVLTTVYNGRIDAANREGRDLKIYWPGGIYDLDYLVIPKGAPNKEASLKYIQFAMQPANQAVYAQNIAYGPTNTKALASLSPKVLSDLPTSATNAKDALQFNVGFWADQGEALEKRFASWATQ from the coding sequence ATGAAAAAGACTCTCCTCGCCTGCACCGTCGCAGCCAGCTTCGCGCTGCCGGCCTTCGCCCAGCAGCAGCTCACCGTGGTCAACTTCGGCGGTGCCAACGCCAACGCCCAGAAGAAGGCCTACTACGAGCCCTACGAGAAGACCGGCACCAAGATCATCCCGGTCGAATACAACGGCGAGCAGGCCAAGATCAAGGCCATGGTCGAGACCAAGAAAGTCACCTGGGACGTGGTCGAAGTCGAATCTCCCGACGCGGCTCGCGGCTGCGACGAAGGCCTGTTCGAGAAGCTCGACTATTCCAAGATCGGCAGCAAGGCCGACTTCCTGCCGGCCGCCGTCACCGACTGCGGCGTCGGCCTGTTCGTGTGGTCGACCGTGATGGCCTACAACGGCGAGAAGCTCAAGACCGCACCCACCAGCTGGGCCGATTTCTGGGACGTGAAGAAGATCCCCGGCAAGCGCGGCATGCGCAAGGGCGCGCGCTACAACCTCGAGTTCGCGCTCATGGCCGACGGCGTGAAGCCGGCCGATGTCTACAAGGTGCTCGCCACCAAGGACGGCGCCGATCGCGCATTCAAGAAGCTCACCGAACTCAAGCCCAACATTCAGTGGTGGGAAGCCGGCGCGCAGCCGCCGCAGTTCCTGGTGGCCGGCGACGTGGTGCTGACCACCGTGTACAACGGCCGCATCGACGCGGCCAACCGCGAAGGCCGCGACCTCAAGATCTACTGGCCGGGCGGCATCTACGACCTCGACTACCTGGTGATTCCGAAGGGCGCGCCGAACAAGGAGGCCTCGCTCAAGTACATCCAGTTCGCGATGCAGCCGGCCAACCAGGCGGTCTATGCGCAGAACATCGCCTACGGTCCCACCAACACCAAGGCGCTGGCTTCGCTCAGCCCCAAGGTGCTGTCCGACCTGCCGACCTCGGCCACCAACGCCAAGGATGCGCTGCAGTTCAACGTCGGCTTCTGGGCCGACCAGGGCGAGGCGCTCGAGAAGCGCTTCGCATCCTGGGCGACGCAGTAA
- a CDS encoding ABC transporter ATP-binding protein, which produces MTAEPLVRFQRVQKTYDGEHLVVRQLDLDIHRGEFLSLLGPSGSGKTTTLMMLAGFESPTSGEILLDGKPITGTPPHKRNFGMVFQNYALFPHLSVGQNVAYPLTVRKVPKEEQQRRVQRALDMVQLRGMTDRLPGQLSGGQQQRVALARALVFEPQLVLMDEPLGALDKQLREHMQLELKDLHRQLGVTFVYVTHDQGEALTMSDRVAVFNEGVIQQLDTVDRLYETPSNRFVAGFVGDNTVLKGQLGRGGEHAEMTLPDGRVLHGLNVGGAAAGTAVEACIRPERVVLHRSPAAQGANMLAAEVARVIYFGDHLRLLCSVGGGQAEASVKLPLNGAGGAAAPQAGEAVVLEFPTAHARIYAS; this is translated from the coding sequence ATGACAGCAGAACCCTTGGTGCGCTTCCAGCGCGTCCAGAAGACCTACGACGGCGAACACCTGGTGGTGCGCCAGCTCGACCTGGACATTCACCGCGGCGAGTTCCTGAGCCTGCTCGGGCCGTCGGGCTCGGGCAAGACCACCACGCTGATGATGCTGGCGGGCTTCGAGTCGCCGACCTCGGGCGAGATCCTGCTCGACGGCAAGCCGATCACCGGCACGCCGCCGCACAAGCGCAACTTCGGCATGGTGTTCCAGAACTATGCGCTGTTCCCGCACCTGAGCGTGGGCCAGAACGTGGCCTATCCGCTCACCGTGCGCAAGGTGCCGAAGGAAGAGCAGCAGCGCCGCGTGCAGCGCGCGCTCGACATGGTGCAGCTGCGCGGCATGACCGACCGCCTGCCCGGCCAGCTCTCGGGCGGCCAGCAGCAGCGCGTGGCGCTGGCGCGCGCGCTGGTGTTCGAACCCCAGCTGGTGCTGATGGACGAACCGCTCGGTGCGCTCGACAAGCAGCTGCGCGAGCACATGCAGCTCGAACTCAAGGACCTGCACCGCCAGCTCGGCGTGACCTTCGTCTACGTGACGCACGACCAGGGCGAGGCGCTCACCATGAGCGACCGCGTGGCGGTGTTCAACGAAGGCGTGATCCAGCAGCTGGACACGGTCGACCGGCTGTACGAAACACCGTCCAACCGCTTCGTGGCCGGCTTCGTCGGCGACAACACCGTGCTCAAGGGCCAGCTGGGCCGCGGCGGCGAACACGCCGAGATGACGCTGCCCGACGGCCGCGTGCTGCACGGGCTCAACGTCGGCGGCGCAGCCGCGGGCACGGCCGTCGAGGCCTGCATCCGCCCCGAGCGCGTGGTGCTGCACCGCAGCCCGGCCGCACAGGGCGCCAACATGCTCGCCGCCGAAGTCGCGCGCGTCATCTACTTCGGCGACCACCTGCGGCTGCTGTGCAGCGTGGGCGGGGGCCAGGCCGAGGCCAGCGTGAAGCTGCCGCTGAACGGCGCGGGCGGTGCTGCCGCGCCGCAGGCCGGCGAAGCGGTGGTGCTCGAATTTCCGACGGCGCATGCGCGCATCTATGCCTCCTGA
- the gabT gene encoding 4-aminobutyrate--2-oxoglutarate transaminase produces MQREPHLSNAALMARRSAAVARGVGQAHELFVSRAANAELWDVEGRRYIDFAGGIAVLNTGHCHPEISAAVKAQVDLYSHTCFQVVAYEPYVELAERLNALAPGEFAKKSIFLSTGAEAVENAVKIARAYTRRPGVIAFNGGYHGRTMMTLGLTGKVAPYKTGFGPFPGEVFHALYPNALHGVSVDDALHSVELLFKNDIEPERVAAFILEPVQGEGGFYVAPNDFVEGLRALADRHGILIIADEVQTGAGRTGTWFASEQWPVAPDLITTAKSMAGGFPISGVVGRAEVMDAPAPGGLGGTYAGSPIGCAAALAVLKVFHDEQLLARSRALGERLTAGLRRIAAEVPAIGDVRGLGAMVAIELFEEGDTARPDATLTRQVVAEAARRGLILLSCGTYGNVIRVLVPLTASDLLVDEGLALLADSFAALR; encoded by the coding sequence ATGCAACGCGAACCCCACCTCAGCAATGCCGCCCTCATGGCCCGCCGCAGCGCGGCCGTCGCCCGCGGTGTCGGGCAGGCCCATGAACTCTTCGTCAGCCGCGCCGCCAATGCCGAGCTGTGGGACGTCGAGGGGCGCCGCTACATCGACTTTGCCGGCGGCATCGCGGTGCTCAATACCGGCCACTGCCACCCGGAGATCAGCGCCGCCGTGAAGGCGCAGGTCGATCTCTATTCGCACACCTGCTTCCAGGTGGTGGCCTACGAGCCCTATGTGGAGCTGGCCGAGCGCCTGAACGCGCTGGCGCCGGGCGAATTCGCGAAGAAGTCGATCTTCCTGAGCACCGGCGCCGAAGCGGTCGAGAACGCGGTGAAGATTGCCCGCGCCTACACCCGGCGCCCGGGCGTCATCGCCTTCAACGGCGGCTATCACGGCCGCACGATGATGACGCTCGGCCTGACCGGCAAGGTAGCGCCTTACAAGACCGGCTTCGGCCCGTTCCCGGGCGAGGTGTTCCATGCGCTGTACCCGAATGCGCTGCACGGCGTGAGCGTGGACGATGCCCTGCATTCGGTCGAGCTGCTGTTCAAGAACGACATCGAGCCCGAGCGCGTGGCGGCCTTCATCCTGGAGCCGGTGCAGGGCGAGGGCGGCTTCTACGTGGCGCCCAACGACTTCGTCGAAGGCCTGCGCGCGCTGGCGGACCGCCACGGCATCCTGATCATCGCGGACGAGGTGCAGACCGGCGCGGGCCGCACCGGCACCTGGTTTGCCAGCGAGCAGTGGCCCGTGGCACCCGACCTGATCACCACCGCCAAGTCGATGGCCGGCGGCTTTCCGATCTCCGGCGTGGTGGGCCGCGCCGAGGTGATGGACGCGCCCGCGCCCGGCGGCCTGGGCGGCACCTATGCCGGCAGCCCCATCGGCTGTGCCGCGGCGCTCGCGGTGCTTAAGGTGTTCCACGACGAGCAGTTGCTGGCGCGCAGCCGGGCGCTGGGCGAACGGCTCACGGCCGGCCTGCGCCGCATCGCGGCCGAGGTGCCGGCCATCGGCGACGTGCGCGGGCTCGGCGCCATGGTGGCCATCGAGCTGTTCGAAGAGGGCGACACCGCACGACCTGACGCCACGCTGACCCGCCAGGTGGTGGCGGAGGCGGCGCGGCGCGGGTTAATCCTGCTGTCATGCGGCACTTACGGCAATGTAATTCGCGTGCTGGTGCCGCTGACGGCATCCGACTTGCTTGTGGACGAAGGCCTGGCGCTTCTCGCGGACAGCTTCGCCGCGCTGCGCTGA
- a CDS encoding aminotransferase-like domain-containing protein: protein MLILRPEQPTPLVSQIVEGLRGLIGSQKLKADSKLPSIRAFAAAHGVSVFTVVEAYDRLVAQGLLVSRANAGFFVKRRSEESAAGTASAPRADPRFDARWYLQQIFENRNLPLKPGCGWLPHDWLFEDGMRRSLRHLASEGTDIGGYGLPFGHMALRMATAEALSEQQIVVEAAQVLLTQGSSQALDLVARRLLKPGDSVLVDDPGYPNLMFMLRFLGVEIIGVPRIPTGYDMPALEALLAVHRPKAFFTQPRLQSPTCSMASLPQLVQLLQLAQTHDFTLVENDIYAEMDASMRPSLASLGQLRRVVYVSSYSKTISPNIRVGYVVAQQELLEDLAQLKMVSGLTSSDITERLAFGTVTDGRWRKHLKSLRDRLAQAQGSVARRLDGLGFELFHEAAAGMYLWARHPDIADSAELSRRAAAEGIMLGPGQLFLVNPHPTGWLRFNVAFSEDERLWRFLERSIEEQARLT, encoded by the coding sequence ATGCTCATTCTTCGCCCCGAACAGCCGACGCCGCTGGTAAGCCAGATCGTGGAAGGGCTGCGTGGACTGATCGGCTCCCAGAAGCTCAAGGCCGACAGCAAGCTGCCGTCGATCCGCGCCTTTGCCGCGGCCCACGGCGTCAGTGTTTTCACGGTGGTCGAAGCCTACGACCGGCTGGTGGCCCAGGGCCTGCTGGTTTCGCGCGCCAACGCGGGTTTCTTCGTCAAGCGGCGCAGCGAAGAAAGCGCAGCCGGCACCGCCAGCGCGCCCCGCGCAGACCCGCGCTTCGACGCCCGCTGGTACCTGCAGCAGATCTTCGAGAACCGCAACCTTCCGCTCAAGCCCGGCTGCGGCTGGCTGCCGCACGACTGGCTGTTCGAGGACGGCATGCGCCGGAGCCTGCGCCACCTGGCCTCCGAAGGCACCGACATCGGCGGCTACGGCCTGCCCTTCGGCCACATGGCGCTGCGCATGGCCACGGCCGAAGCGCTGTCGGAACAGCAGATCGTGGTCGAGGCCGCCCAGGTCCTCTTGACCCAGGGCTCCAGCCAGGCGCTGGACCTGGTGGCGCGGCGGCTGCTCAAGCCGGGCGATTCGGTGCTGGTGGACGACCCGGGCTATCCGAACCTGATGTTCATGCTGCGCTTCCTGGGGGTCGAGATCATCGGCGTGCCGCGCATCCCCACGGGCTACGACATGCCGGCGCTCGAGGCGCTGCTCGCAGTGCACCGGCCCAAGGCCTTCTTCACCCAGCCCCGGCTGCAGAGTCCGACCTGCTCGATGGCCTCGCTGCCGCAACTGGTGCAACTGCTTCAGCTGGCCCAGACGCACGACTTCACGCTGGTGGAAAACGACATCTATGCCGAGATGGACGCATCGATGCGCCCCTCACTCGCCAGCCTGGGGCAGCTGCGCCGCGTGGTCTACGTGAGCAGCTACTCGAAAACCATCTCGCCGAACATCCGCGTCGGCTATGTCGTGGCCCAGCAGGAGCTGCTCGAAGACCTGGCGCAGCTCAAGATGGTCTCGGGCCTGACCTCGTCCGACATCACCGAACGGCTGGCCTTCGGCACCGTGACCGACGGCCGCTGGCGCAAGCATCTCAAGTCGCTGCGCGACCGCCTCGCCCAGGCACAAGGCAGTGTCGCGCGGCGGCTCGATGGACTCGGCTTCGAGTTGTTCCACGAAGCCGCGGCCGGCATGTACCTGTGGGCCCGGCATCCGGACATTGCCGACAGCGCCGAGCTCTCCCGGCGCGCCGCGGCGGAGGGCATCATGCTCGGCCCGGGCCAGCTGTTCCTGGTCAACCCGCATCCCACCGGCTGGCTGCGGTTCAACGTGGCCTTCAGCGAAGACGAGCGGCTCTGGCGCTTCCTGGAGCGCAGCATCGAAGAGCAGGCACGGCTGACGTGA
- a CDS encoding ornithine cyclodeaminase, producing the protein MTRFIDVHSLVRLVDETGIPQFLTALADALRDDFLRWREFDKKARVASHSHLGVIELMPVADDGAYAFKYVNGHPHNTAVGLPTVMAFGVLAEVDTGYPVLLSELTLTTALRTAATSAMAAQALARPGSRSMALIGNGSQSEFQALAFHALLGIEEVRVFDIDPHATDKLVRHLSACTPLAVVRAPSVAEAVRGADIVTTVTAHQGHAVVLAPGMIEPGMHINAVGGDSPGKTELHPDVLRLARVFVEYEPQTRIEGEIQQLPADFPVHELWEVLLGNVPGRESPEQVTVFDSVGFALEDYTALRYIQRIATERGIGQQIALVPELDDPKDLFGLTASGRRRAVLRRAA; encoded by the coding sequence ATGACCCGCTTCATCGATGTTCACAGCCTGGTCCGCCTGGTGGACGAGACCGGCATTCCCCAATTCCTCACGGCCTTGGCTGACGCGCTGCGCGACGACTTCCTGCGCTGGCGCGAGTTCGACAAGAAGGCGCGCGTCGCCAGCCACTCGCACCTCGGCGTGATCGAGCTGATGCCGGTGGCCGACGACGGCGCCTACGCCTTCAAGTACGTCAACGGCCATCCGCACAACACAGCGGTCGGGCTGCCCACGGTCATGGCCTTCGGCGTGCTGGCCGAGGTCGACACGGGCTACCCCGTGCTGCTGTCCGAGCTCACGCTCACCACCGCGCTGCGCACCGCCGCCACCTCGGCCATGGCCGCGCAGGCGCTGGCGCGGCCCGGTTCGCGCAGCATGGCGCTGATCGGCAACGGCTCGCAGAGCGAGTTCCAGGCGCTGGCCTTCCATGCGCTGCTGGGGATCGAGGAGGTGCGCGTGTTCGACATCGATCCGCATGCCACCGACAAGCTGGTGCGCCACCTGTCGGCCTGCACGCCGCTCGCCGTGGTGCGCGCGCCGTCCGTCGCCGAGGCCGTGCGCGGCGCCGACATCGTCACCACGGTCACGGCCCACCAGGGCCATGCGGTCGTGCTCGCGCCCGGGATGATCGAGCCGGGCATGCACATCAACGCGGTCGGCGGCGATTCGCCCGGCAAGACCGAGCTGCACCCCGACGTGCTGCGCCTGGCGCGCGTGTTCGTCGAATACGAACCCCAGACCCGCATCGAGGGCGAGATCCAGCAGCTGCCGGCCGACTTTCCGGTGCACGAGCTCTGGGAGGTGCTGCTCGGCAATGTGCCCGGACGCGAGAGCCCGGAGCAGGTCACGGTGTTCGACTCGGTCGGCTTCGCGCTGGAGGACTACACGGCGCTGCGCTACATCCAGCGCATTGCCACCGAGCGCGGCATCGGCCAGCAGATCGCGCTGGTGCCCGAACTCGACGACCCGAAGGATCTGTTCGGGCTCACCGCCTCCGGCCGGCGCCGGGCGGTGCTGCGGCGTGCGGCATGA